Part of the Sander lucioperca isolate FBNREF2018 chromosome 1, SLUC_FBN_1.2, whole genome shotgun sequence genome is shown below.
CGCCTGTTGCTGTGGAAGCGGTGTAGAGGATCTGTTCTGTGACAAGATGAGAGTTGACAGCCGAAGTCACTCACATCCAGAGTTCCCACATCACTGAGGTTGGCTCTTTGGGAGAGGAGGGGGAAAGGCTCATCTGGCGCTAAAAACTTCTCATACAGAGACTCAGACATGGCGAGATGTACCTGACACAGAAACAAGATAAGGCAAAGATGAGACAAATATAACTGGGCACTTTTCAATGCAGCGGTCTCAATATTTACCACCAAATAGAATAAGCACATCTGAAACACTCTCAAACAGTATCTACTGATTGCAAGGGTATTATATTGGACTGCACTGGGTTGTCCAAGTTTCCATGAAGGTGCCCACATGATATTTATCCTTAAATTTAATAAAGTTTGTTTGTATACAAAATGACTGATTAAAAGTCTAGACAACAGACTAATAAAGTACTAATAAAGCTTGCGGCAAAATTAacagaggtgtgaatcttcactgatctcccaattcgattacgattatcatatcttcgattcgatatctcgatgcatcacgattcgtcaaatacatttttctattaaagccatataggatatttaattcatagcttttcaagcttaaaaaaccaaacattccgcagtgctctaatactaaataaattggatacataaaactacagcactgagcacatggcacttcctgaatgtgcaaaacataacagaatatgtaaacagaaaggttgttaggcctacattaaattgtaaacagaaataaatcgattatggcccggccgataatcgatgcagcatcgtccattgAAAACGTTAAATATCCTTGTAGATTTTACATTGAGAAAAACTATTGAAAAGATTCAGGCCAAGTATGTAACAATGCttgcaatatttaaaattagGAGATATAATGTATGTAGCTATTGTTGTTTTACCAAATACTTAGCTGTATAGGCCATACACTACATCCGTAATATTACGTGCATAATTAACAAAAAAGCTATGATTTAACTTTAACGAATGTACTTCAATAGACCAGTCTTGCTtgcatacattttaacacttgGTTACAAAGTCTTTGGGCACGTTGAAAAAAACTTGTTTTACTCCAAATACTAGCAAGCAGTTACATTAGCTAGTCGAGCTTATTTACGTTTGGGTCTTAGCTGGTAACATCAGTGACGTTAGTGGGCAAATCTAGTTCATATTTCTAAcgatactgatttttttttttactaaggATGCTGAAGACTACAAAACAAGACTAAAATGCTTTCCTGTAACGTTAAACATCGTCGTACGAATAAAGGCAAAATGAGAATCCAGCATTCTAGAAGGTAGCTACATTAGTTTACACTTTGACGTTACGTTACATTAAACAGCCTGTGATTGGAACACAACATCAAGCTAAcatcgttagctaacgttagttgctAATCCTCAAATATCCACGTAGCGTTCACCAAGCCACAACACGACACCTAACTAATCATTTCCACACAATAACATATCCGAACGGTTTATAAACCTGGCAAAGTTGTGATTAAAAAGCTATCTACATTAAAATACCCACCTTTTGTCGTTCAAAGAATGATCATTATTGCCACCTCCATTTGCAATTCCTTTCTTTTCTACCGATGAGCTCAGCTGTCTGTCACCGCGAGACTCCCGGGAGCGAGCAACGCGTCATGTGACGTGAAGGCGGAAGCTGTCACATAAACAGAAAACTGGCATAAAAAGAGCACAAACGTCTCCATTTAAACTTCTCATTTTGCTATTTGTTATCTCCGCATGCAGCGTATGAGTGCATGGTGAGTCATGTCTGCAAGCCATACAAAGGACTCCAGCTTTTTGGGAGGCAGGATACCACCAGAAATCGACTCAATGTCGAAAAACCTGAAGGATGTGGACCAAGAGCTGTTCAGAAAAATACTGAAAGGTAACGTTATATGCTAGTTGTGTGCGAGATTATATAGTTGCCTCGCTAAAACAGCTATCGCAAGATTGAAATGTTTGTAGCTAATACCCAATTGAATGTTTATGAGTTGCTCATTGAGTAATGATATTGGGGGTCACCAATAGCCTTTTTACTGCGAGATTTTGATAGAACTGAAGCATGTAAACAGCTAAAATATAACTGCAGGAGACTCGTGACCCGCCCAATGTCCCTGCTTGTGCATATACTCTGATGATACCCCATAACTGAGACTCCGAACAACTACAGAACTAGCTGTTGAAGCCATTAAAGAAGTGAgttagtgtgtctgtgttagagctgggcgatatggagaaaatcaaatatcgcgatatttttgaccaaatacatcacaAGAGTTTtgataatcaccaataatgtggataccaTGGCAAATTATAAAACAGTAAGtccagaaaagtacatcacttcactgtaatgcagcctttaaaaccaggaaaagacaacacacgTGTcgtatcacgatattacgatatccaaaatgtaagacgatATTTAGCCTcatatagggctgggcgatatggacaaaatcaaatatcacaatattttttaccaaatacctcgatatcgataccgcaacgatattgtagtgttgactattggtgctttcacaaaatatttacacaatgatatttttgataaataatcatcagtaatgtggatataattaAGTGGGTAacggcaaataatagaacagttacaatagtctggtaagttcagaaaatgacatcactttactgtaatgcagcctttaaaaccaggaaaagacaacacttatggcatattacgatatccaaaatctaagaccatatctagtctcatatcacaatgtCGATATAACATTgatatatcgcccagctctagcctcatatatcgatgtcggtataatatcgatatattgcccagccctagcctGTGTATTATTCTGTGTCCAGCTGTGGTCAGCGCCCTGGAGGGGAAGGACTGCAGAGAGGTGATGAAGTCTATAGCAGAGAGCAGCACCATCCCCCAGGAGAGGCTCAGTCACATCGTAGCTGGGATGTACAGAGTGCTGTCCGAGGCCATCCGCATCCCCACATCATCCCTTAAACAGGAGGTACGTTGAGGTTAAACACTGGGAATTATATGTTGGAATATGTttgcacaaaacacaaaatgattcTGTGTCAGTAACTTGGCAGCTATGCCTGCTACAGCTTACACATACAGATAAACCATTTCCCACAGAAGACACTTAGttatgtcatagcaggaaaaggaAAGATGTTACTAAAAACAATAATGAGTTCATTGGATTCAAGTGTTTCAGTTTTAGGATCCTGGTGTTGTGATTGCTTGCCCTGTCATGGATTTAGTTACCAATACACCTAAAGGcggctacacaccgggccgataatcgtccattggacagtctggcgaggtcagtgactcgagtctgttcggtgtgttccgtgccgtagtccgttggaggagctatcggccttcattttggccgatttgacatgttcagtcggagacggggcagtcaggactcacccggaaatggcaagcgggatgaccatgactaagcctctcaaaatctgacgaaaatcttttagacagattcagcaactgcacggcctatttctcgcttaaaatgttttcagaaacacgtttcggtgaactattttagtacaatatgagattgtattctgaatgagtcgccattaatggcctgttgaaaaatccaaaatccggaagcagcagccagacccacgtgacgcgttcgtccaatcagctgccacttttcagtttttgggcgacaatacagattagcgccgcctgctattatggagacgtattacatctcgtcgctttggtgtgttccgaggcatttttttgaccaactcggggagactgatcagtcaaactgccttttctgccaacggtcagccgtctggttggtctgtaacggcCTTAAATGGAACGAAGCAAATATTACTGATATTAGTTTCAGATGTCCTTTTCTTGCTATTACAAGACATGACATTAGGAGTCTCAATTCCATGTTACATACTAATTCTGATTGAGTATGTGTGTTGACACTGGAAAAGTGACTaaattaaaggtgccgtaggtaggattgtgaagatccaggacttagccaaaaaatttgaacatcgacaacttctcagtccctccccccatttctgctaaagcccaaacggtctcctaagcccctccccccacaagggagaatgaatgtgtgtgcatgagcagtgattgacacacagttagacacccccccaccccctggccctgattggtgcatctgaacagggagctgtggatttttgcaaatctcactacaggctgtaggtggagccagaggagccggattttctttttaaattacctgctacATGTAGTTctagacattttaaaaagcacaggtgtaaataataaaatgacttCTTGCTGAATTACACAGAACACACCTGCGTGGGTATCTATGGCAACAAGAGCTAATGGCTTCCTCTTCATAAGCACTGAATGTACATTTTAAGATGTAAACATGTTTCACTTGTATAAAATACTACTTCAAACATGTTGTTTGTGTCCCTGTTAAGGCCTTCAGAGAAGATCTCAAAGAACTAAGGCAAGGCTCATCATTTAATCATACCCTCAACGTTTTCATGCATTATCACTGCTGCTTATACACAACACAATTTCAACCTCAGATGCTGAATTTATACTTTGTCACTTAGGATACCTGAAGATTTTATCACAGACTTCGCCAGTGTGGTTTTTGGCAACAGGTATGTTGGATTTACAGCCTCTAAAATTTAGACCTTTATACATTTAgtctctgtttttgtgtctttgcgTAAAAGCACAACTCTCCCTTGAATACAATTAAGATGACATGCCTTTTTTATATTGTAACCTAAACTTGTTTGGTCAGTGTTGTGGTTGCTTTTCATCACCACAGGACTAAGCTCAGACAttctcttaaagtgctcatattatgctcattttcaggttcataattgtatttagaggttatatcagaataggtttacatggtttaattttcaaaaaacgccatttgttgtactgcacattgctgcagctcctcttttcaccctgtgtgttgagctctctgttttagctacagagtgagacatctcacttctgttccatctttgttgggagttgcacatgcgcagtacctagattaggactactagccagtcagaagcagagtatgagggcgtgccctgacagtacctaggtaaggactactagccagtcagaagcagagtatgagggcgtgccacgctagcagctaggcgagcattataacgtgtgttccaaagtgaccacgtttgtctctgaagtaaaggctggactacaatagagctgtttggagcagtttgtgaacagtgttttctgttggagatggtaagtccctttggggtggactttgggctttttcactttgtaaacctataatgtgcacaaaaaagatatataacacaataaaggaaaggggaaaagccaaaaagcataatatgagcactttaagatgtgTCCATGAATTTCACAACAGTGCTGTGGCTATGAATGGCATTCAAATGTCATAGAGACATTATCATTGCTGTGTGACACCTCTCTTTGTAATGCAGGCGTGCAGCTCTAGATGCAGCAACTTCCCGGAATGATCCTCACCTCCCCACATTAGAAGACTTTAAATGGCGAGTGGACGTTGCCATTTCTACAAGGTAATGTACTGAGGgtgagaaaacatgtttttgtttttcaacttATAAccacttcattttttttcttttacttgttTGGTGTCTGGTAGTTCAAAGATGTGACAGCGTTGGAAACATTTTCTTGAAGAAATGTAATTTCCCACTTAGTGTAATGAAGTCCATGTCGTTGTGTATATCCTGTCTCCACAGCTCTTTAGCCAGGGCCCTGCAGCCTTCTGTTCTGATGCAGATGAAACTATCAGACGGGAGCTTTCACCGCTTTGAGGTACaaggtttattttgtttctgataGTACAGGCAGGTTGACATTCTCTtaaaatatgcatttacagtgaaaatttaAATTAGAGATGGCCCAATACCATTGTATGGATGTGATACgatttctgtctttgttgtcggtctggctcaggttaaactctttgtgaaacatgaacaaacacaaacaatgaacgccacagaactttcttttattatccagtttgacagtccgttataacggaaaaagaacataaataaactactttaatgtagattttctttagggctttattacgtggtatcggatcggtgcataaactccagtacttcccgataccagtgtttttaggcagtatcggagccgataccaatactggtatcggtagCGGCCTCATCTCTTATTAAaatctttaaaggaacacgccaacttattgggactttgtcttattccccgtatcccccagagttagataagtccatacatacccttctcatctccgtgtgtgtcatAATTCTGTCtaacgcacccaccgctagcctagcttagcacagatcctggaggtaaccggctccatgtagcctactgctcccaataagtgacaaaataacgccaacatgttcctatttatatgttgtgatttgtatagtcacagcatgtacaaataacaaggtcacatgagacacagccatcttctaactgtatacatactgggaactatattctcagaaggcaaagcactgctacttctgctacttgggcggagtgattagtgCAACACCTAagaagcaccgttgttactctctgctcctcaccacggggcttctcatgTGCTgtgagcaaatcactccacccaagtaccttgttatttgtacatgctgtgactatacaaatcacaaatgtaaataggaaaatgttggcgttattttgtcacttattgggagcagtagactagatggagccggttacctccaggatctatgctaagctaggctagcggtggggacgtcagacagagttacgacacgcatggagatgagaagggtatgtatggacttatctaactctgggggatacggtgaataagacaaagtcccaataagtccgCGTGTtcttttaagtcaaaattaagattttggaatgtcactaactccaacacaaaaactttatttaaatgctttaagcaattatttaataaattagaaactttcaacataatacccacTAAAaaatagtcagatagtgttgtgggcgggacatgatgtcagactcagtggtgagtgaaaccgaagtagagggacagacacagagctgtagctgagccaaagtagcgcacgtttaattaattaactttatcggttatcaggcaaataaaacgccgatacagataatctgcaaccTGCAAAAAAATGGCCTGATAATTGGCCAGGGCCGATAATTGGTCTATCCCTAGTTTTCGTTCTGAATATTTGCGCCCAGATCAtaaatacagtggtgctcataagtttatgaacccatgctaaagttgactaaaaagaggaataaaaaaaatcatcttttggaaattgataaagtcctgataaagttcccttggcctttggaattaaaatagccccacatcatcacatacccttcaccatacctagagattggcatggggtacttaccataaaatcatctctcaatgcaaatcaaaccagctgttaggctaactgaaataaaaccatgccaatctctaggtatggtgaagggtatgtggtgatgtggggctattttaattccaaaggcaaTAAGGGCCCACTTGTTCTACATTATCTTGCTTATTACGCCGCTgcttaaaaaaattaaagaaattaataaattgcacaaaatattgattttaaaatgattttattgatttaaaagactGAAAGAAAGATCCTCCGGAGTCTTATCATTATAAGAACACAGGTGCGAACAATTCTGCAGTTTAAGAACACAGCATGAATCTGACTTAGGCTTTTCTTAGGACCTTTCTCAAGaacaaatttaagaaaaaaacatagtaagatattggtgaatgaggcccgtTGACTCTAGTAGTTGTTAAAAAGAGAGAAGGGTGGTTTCTAACCCCTCTCCTCCCCCTGGTGTTGGGCAATACTTAAACGTCTTTAGATATGTCTAAATATCAGCCACAGTACATACATGTTTTGCAAACTTAAATAGATCTCAGATTGCGTTATAAAAGTGTGAAAGGTTTGTCTTCCTATGAATGGTCATTTTGTCCACATGACTAGTGTTGTTTCTACACGGCAGTGTGTATTTCCTGCTGATCTTCAGCCTGTGGGTTGAAAGAAGTTGGTCGTTAGCCAGTGGATTAATGTAGGTCAGTTTCTGTTGTTACGTATTAGGATCACATTGGAATGAGGTAACATTTATTAACTACAGCCTAACCTAGAACCTGTTGTTGACCGAGTCTTTCTGATAAACTGTGGcagttttgtgtatttgtttaaaCAGTATCTGCATGGTTCTACTTGTTACACATGTTGTATAACACAACATTTATTGCATCGCAGTATTGAATAGATACTataactgttctctctctggCCAAATTAGCCTTTTTCTTTAGCCTCTTTTAGCTGAACCTCTGACTGTGTTTCTTCTGTCTGTTCTCACAAACCTATCAGTTCAAAAAAAGATCCAATcttcagttaaaaaaataaacaaaagacaTAACAATGGGACTTTATATTAAACAAAGGATTGTAGTTTCCCTGTGTAGCAACCTTTCTGCCTGCACAGCCCAGAAACAACCATTATATTAGAATATAACCTTTGTACCATGTAttataaacatacaaatatTTAGTGATGAGATTATTCAGAAATAATACAAAGAGTGAGCAGACAAAGTGTCAAGCTCTGCAGCAAAATGGGTCTAATCTTCAACAAGCAAATACGATGCTTTACTCAGCAGGGGGCGCCATACTCCAAACCTGCCTGATCATTTCAGGATGGATGCTGCTTTCAAAGTAGGCTACTAGGCTAAGCAGAAGGGAGGACTTCTACTTGAGCCTGTCGCTTAACCTAGTGCAGCGGTTGTGTAATGAGATTACAGCAGAATTGGAAGATTAGTAGCAACAACATCCGGGGGGCAGATTCTATTGATGGACGTACCTTATCGTCACCTGATGTGTGTATTCTTAGGATCTGTTTCGGAGTGTGACTGACTGAAGAGTGTATCTGCTGCTGTAATCgcaaaaaacaaactgaagagGTGGCTGCACTTTTTTCTTAACCTCTCTTTTTTAATAAGCAgaggcatttttttatttttttagttacAAAAAGTCAGCTTGAATCTTTAACACAGGAATGCTAGGCACATAAATGATGATAGCtataaataaaaccatgtactgtatgtgtattacTCAAAACACATTGTTTTGGGAGCAGCCCATTTCAGTCATTAAGTAAGATGTTTGTGCAGGATATAAAATCCTCTATTCCAGACTAACactgaataaaacaaaaaagaaatgattgTAATAAACAAATTTGATATCACACTCATTTCATAAATCACCCTAATTTGATGGTTTAAAATTACTTACTTTTCATAAATAAATTgcataaataaattacaaaccagctttataattgtacattttgacaaacaaaatgtatccaataggggtgtaacggtacgcaaaaatcacggttcggtacgtacctcggttttaaagtcacggttcggatcattttcggtacagtaagggaaagaaatgcaaacattaaactgcaggttgtttattactataaactttttttaacaatttgtttacactttttaaaacactttttaataaaatataataaataaaatatatataaaataaaaaaaaaaagaaataaaatactgctgcaaagttctccactaaataaaatactctgtctcaaaccaatatcacataataaaatataatgaaaaatataaataactatggattacagtgcagcattaccaatcccagcttgtcaacaaccgagtatggtcgtagatcagctgctataaaaacaccaattgctttcgttattgcgttggcccgatcggaattaccagcaaaggtctgtttaaatgccaacgggagctgcgtttgaattacggtcgtttttttccttgtagtagtgatgttcacactcgcgtgatgccttttcaagtgcgttaacaagtttgccagaaacatacccgatcattactgagcaacgtcggcacactgctttcgtcttatcgactagtctttgtccattgacgtatttcactgggaaactggagaccttaatgatatgggtggctcttcaagctccggcttgtccgtactgtctatgggcttgtctgcattggccatgacgctagctagccagaggctgggctaaagcgtgccgtgtatgttgttgtacagcacgcggtgtgtgattttttttttttttatttttttccccaaaccacttcaacGGAAATCCCGCCTTGtagtcgatttcattggtttaggttacagtgacggcgggtaggtttagagatcagtgtttggtgtaggcaatctgtacagtgattgacatattgacatgaccaatgaaaactttagaatcagctgcagggcgggatttgcgctgaacgtggagacttccgccacttaatatgttcgtgtggaaacacaAAAAGTTGACCTATGTTCcacacacaaaagattgcattCTGCCATTCGgtgcaccgtaccgaaagccctgtaccgaaacggtccggtacgaatacacgtaccgttacacccctagtatcCAACCTATTATTGAAAAGAGTTAACTGAAGGGAACCTCACTACTTGTTCTGGAAGCTCGTTCCATGCTTTACCGCACACTCATTTACCATTTGCTCATGCTATGGAGATCTTCTTGCAGATGGGCTGGGTCGGTGTCCCTGGTAATTATTCTAAATCATTTTGTGTCATCAGCAAACGCGTATACATGGGACTGTATCATACCTGGCAAATCATTGTTATATATAACAAAGAGAACAGGGCCCAAAATTGATCCCTGTGGGACCCCCTTTCCAATCTGAGGTGGCACCATTAACCACAACCTGCTGCTTCCTATTTGGCAAAAAATCCTGTATCCAATTACCAACTCTGTTGTCTAACAATGTTATTTCTTCCACCGTTATTTACAAATAACAGCCGATATGCTATCGCTATTGTATTTTGTATCTTATTGTGGTAATATTATGCTGTATCTACATTTCAGCTCCACCTTGGCTATGCAGTTGTTACATTGTcggtgaattgtttttttttttttctcgtccAGGTGCCTGTGTCTAAATTCCAAGAGCTCCGTTACAACGTGGCTCTGATTCTCAAAGAGATGAACGATCTGGAGAAGAGGAACATTCTCAAGATCCAAGATTGATATACAACGCAGGCCTGTTATTTAATAAAGCTGTCCTCTCTGCTTGTTTTGTAAGATTTAGTGGAGTTTTGTAAATTGCATTGAATCATTTTAATCATTTCAAATGTGATATTATGAGAGATAATAGTAATCTGCCTGTCATGGTGTTATGATTTGATGGTGTTGGCATCCAACATACTTAACTGCTGACAGAGTGCAAAATGATAACAAGAGTTAGCCAGCTGGCTGCTTTACAGGAGTACCTAATGGCCATACTGAAGACAAAAAGACAAGGACTCCCAGCCTGTATTTCTTTATCTTGCCTTGTTGTAAACTGTACATATTCGCATTATTACATTCAGTGGTCGATGGGAATTTTGAGTCAGCTGCAAAGCCTCCATTGTGCCAAAatacaaatgcagtgaagtgaGCACTCACATACTCTTACTAAGTAGCCACTTTACCTGGTCTCGTGTGCTGTTTGAGACTGAACAACTCACTTCTGAAACATGAggatgagatttttttttttctctactcATGATTTTATACATGTAATTCAAACCAGTGACAGAACAAAAGATGTACTTCTCTTTTGAGTTGTAGCACTGTTGTATAAAAAGTCAAATagtgagttttttttctgttattttgtatgtttgCCATAATAACATCAAGAGTGTTTAACTCTTGAACCACATTTCTTAAATAAAATCTGTCCATTCCTGTATTGGCAAAGAATCATTTGTTCAGATCTGTTCGAACTATACTATTAACTACTAGTAACTATTCatatggcattttttttaaaggcttatCACCTATACAACACCACCACAAACACACTTTGGAAATTAGTTGACACATGAACAACTAAACTAGTAGCCTTAACAGAAGTGACAGATAGTTGACAAATCATATTATAAAGCTGTTTCAAAGGCTCATCGTCAACAAAGCCTTCAATCATACAGTCATTCAGGGCTTATATAGTTTATTGTGTAAGTAAATGAACTGAAACAGAAAAGGGAATGTCTCTAAAAACTCAACCCAACGTTCATTTAGCGCTGCCATATACAAATTGTTCTTAACACTAAAATAAATGTTCTCCAAATTGGCCCAAATATTGtttgaacatacagtatgttttgtcAACTTGTGGGACTGCCTTAAAAATATAGTTTGGGATGGCACTGTCAGTCACCACTTTGGTCCTGACTgtaatatctcaacaactacagGATGGGTTGCCATGAAGGTTTGtatagacattcatggtccccagaagaTGAGTCAtattgactttggtgatcctctgacttttcatctagcccCACCAtgtggttgacatttgtggttttgggtGAAATGTCTTCCAAAATATTATATTGTTTGATAAAATTCTTTTACgcacattcatgttcccctcatgatgaattgtaataactgaTGATGATCATATAATGATTACTTGACTTTTCACATTTAagtttgtccaatacttttacAAGTATTCGATCATCAAATACCTGTAAAACTAATGATTGTCATATCAGCCTcaactgtactttgtgtttaccACTAATTAGCAAATAGAATATTAaccattaatttaaaaaaattgcattATCATTTAAAATCGGTCATATGTTAAATACCTagaaaatgcatgcattttcaCAAAGCACTAAATACAGTtgaaaaataatagaaaaagaaaatgcaaggCTCAAtaactattttatttaaaatcagtAAATGATTTTGAAGCTTATGTGAATTATGTGAAAGCTGCATACACTTTGATCTTTGATGATAACATCATTCA
Proteins encoded:
- the commd5 gene encoding COMM domain-containing protein 5, encoding MSASHTKDSSFLGGRIPPEIDSMSKNLKDVDQELFRKILKAVVSALEGKDCREVMKSIAESSTIPQERLSHIVAGMYRVLSEAIRIPTSSLKQEAFREDLKELRIPEDFITDFASVVFGNRRAALDAATSRNDPHLPTLEDFKWRVDVAISTSSLARALQPSVLMQMKLSDGSFHRFEVPVSKFQELRYNVALILKEMNDLEKRNILKIQD